In a single window of the Agromyces sp. H17E-10 genome:
- a CDS encoding FKBP-type peptidyl-prolyl cis-trans isomerase, translating to MNRALRRGAPIALATSAALLLAGCAGGATPEASGTPTPDAAACMDVPSGDLSDSVKVDGEFSKAPTAEFTTPLEADELQRTIVTEGDGETTESGQKINAVVTTFSGESGDQLFSQPATITAGDDTLYQAFLAGVDCVPVGSRTVTVAPASTLYGDTGNESVGIKAGETVVIVVDVVEVQQPLKPADWTENVPEVKWGAEGEAPTVTLPKTDPSPDLQLKVLEEGDGATVGEGDSVTVQYQGISWDTGEIFDQSYTRGEPATFSTDQVIQGFGAALVGQKVGTKLIVTIPPEYAYGTEKSDQNALGGQTLVFLIEIVDTAPAGQ from the coding sequence GCGCGCCCATCGCGCTCGCCACCTCGGCCGCCCTGCTCCTCGCCGGCTGCGCCGGAGGCGCCACCCCCGAGGCATCCGGAACCCCCACCCCCGACGCCGCCGCGTGCATGGATGTGCCGTCGGGCGACCTCAGCGACAGCGTGAAGGTCGACGGCGAGTTCTCGAAGGCGCCGACCGCCGAGTTCACGACTCCGCTCGAGGCCGACGAGCTGCAGCGCACGATCGTCACCGAGGGCGACGGCGAGACGACCGAGTCGGGCCAGAAGATCAACGCCGTCGTCACGACGTTCTCCGGCGAGTCGGGCGACCAGCTGTTCTCGCAGCCCGCGACGATCACGGCCGGCGACGACACCCTCTACCAGGCGTTCCTCGCGGGTGTCGACTGCGTGCCGGTGGGTTCGCGCACCGTCACCGTCGCGCCCGCGTCGACCCTGTACGGCGACACCGGCAACGAGTCGGTCGGCATCAAGGCGGGCGAGACCGTCGTCATCGTCGTCGACGTCGTCGAGGTGCAGCAGCCGCTGAAGCCGGCCGACTGGACCGAGAACGTCCCCGAGGTGAAGTGGGGCGCCGAGGGCGAGGCACCGACGGTGACCCTGCCGAAGACCGACCCGTCGCCCGACCTGCAGCTCAAGGTGCTCGAGGAGGGCGACGGCGCGACCGTCGGCGAGGGCGACAGCGTGACCGTGCAGTACCAGGGCATCAGCTGGGACACGGGCGAGATCTTCGACCAGAGCTACACGCGCGGTGAGCCGGCGACGTTCTCGACCGACCAGGTCATCCAGGGCTTCGGTGCGGCACTCGTCGGCCAGAAGGTCGGCACGAAGCTCATCGTGACGATCCCGCCGGAGTACGCCTACGGCACCGAGAAGAGCGACCAGAACGCGCTCGGCGGTCAGACGCTCGTCTTCCTCATCGAGATCGTCGACACCGCGCCCGCCGGCCAGTAG